In one Magallana gigas chromosome 7, xbMagGiga1.1, whole genome shotgun sequence genomic region, the following are encoded:
- the LOC105329603 gene encoding N-alpha-acetyltransferase 25, NatB auxiliary subunit isoform X1 has translation MASGSHVDINERRLRPIYDCLDNGNNKKAIQEAEKALKKHKDFQCAKVLKALALLRLGRHDESSVILDEIHSQHPTDEATLQAMAICYREVYKLEAIADLYENARKNCPDNEDILSALFMAYVRLGDYKKQQQTAMLLHRLQPNKNPCYFWAVMSIVMQSQSSDDEKLAKGMFLPLAERMVKKYVDEKKINAEEEVQMYLIILNLMGKWKEAYEVVTGPLGEKLTSETFYKERKAAELFSKMNNWPEANAKFKFLLKENPDHWQYWKDYISSCIKIAKSNWQPQDDGNNCETDYTIDMASLFMDQTISVCSGDRLLRGPYLAQLELIKALRETGDLSVKNLGSPLTLLQDYFKLFGDKNCCYEDMKLFTNLISKPQQKDLIDSFTKTLELHNSDGSIFFAPDVKAMQRHLTVMQLARYLGIQDSMSVEEKISLARECIQRYQHGLEFGKDLLITDIQLSDNFMLMAAHLLEEAWEETESQQHLVEAIVHLQKGSKNCPANFQFKVMLIHLFSVLGAYGPCQQLYDSLEVKHIMNDTLGYIISNHMVRLGHFAAAGANYGSMLKFFAVNHKETAEYLIAAYKYGSFNKIFEFVRFREKLQNSLQYACAKVESMLLDLMLETSHHQSVEQMVTHMEIDPSEDGAPAVEFGKLCDNRDLRILEAWEKETYDTKAASDFSFQEEKAWLRIRSLTLRILACAVSLGQQVSNSKALRNGVGSEKKALSEILESLGKELSEHIQEYEKKFNVAYKYSLRGPSPTRIAKYLSDGHHQVICSMIETILHLFKMQSEDLEGSENEKQESPSQKVPEILVGLLVKYKGSLLLETDGKKSINAAVIENLSLLAETMSHSAILTGVCHRILKPLKTSWNKRCRKMKAETPPPQPAVFSNFTKLIASFDACAKDMHVATRDLDPVLLSIDLSSLSLDKSEESDSLQDAMIQTDVLKNIESSYQTTSREVCELIHNKLQYFNSLKL, from the exons ATGGCATCCGGTAGCCATGTGGATATCAATGAAAGGCGACTTCGTCCGATTTACGATTGTTTGGACAATGGGAACAATAAAAAAGCGATCCAAGAAGCAGAGAAAGCACTGAAGAAACACAAAGACTTCCAATGTGCCAAAGTTTTGAAAGCGCTGGCTCTACTACGGCTTGGTCGTCATGATGAGAGCTCAGTTATCCTAGACGAAATCCACTCGCAACATCCAACCGACGAAGCTACATTGCAG gcGATGGCAATTTGCTACCGAGAAGTCTACAAACTGGAAGCCATAGCAGACTTGTATGAAAATGCCCGAAAAAATTGTCCAGACAATGAAGATATTCTATCTGCCTTGTTCATGGCTTATGTCCGCCTAGGCGATTACAAAAAGCAGCAGCAGACGGCCATGTTGCTTCATCGACTGCAGCCCAATAAAAATCCGTGCTACTTCTGGGCGGTAATGAGCATTGTTATGCAGAGTCAGAGCAGTGATGATGAGAAGCTAGCCAAAGGAATGTTCCTCCCTCTAGCAGAGAGGATGGTCAAGAAATATGTAGATGAGAAGAAAATCAATGCGGAGGAAGAAGTGCAGATGTACTTGATCATTCTGAATCTAATGGGAAAGTGGAAGGAGGCATATGAAGTAGTAACTGGACCTCTCGGAGAAAAATTAACAAGCGAGACTTTCTACAAGGAAAGGAAAGCAGCAGAGTTattctcaaaaatgaacaactgGCCAGAAGCAAATGCAAAGTTCAAGTTTTTACTCAAAGAAAATCCAGATCATTGGCAGTATTGGAAAGACTATATTAGTTCTTGCATAAAAATAGCAAAATCGAATTGGCAGCCACAGGATGATGGAAATAACTGTGAAACTGATTATACCATTGACATGGCCTCTCTATTCATGGATCAAACCATCAGTGTGTGTTCAGGAGACAGATTACTGAGAGGCCCATATCTAGCTCAACTGGAACTAATTAAGGCTCTTAGAGAAACTGGTGATTTGTCTGTGAAAAACCTAGGATCTCCCTTAACACTTCTTCAAGATTACTTCAAACTTTTTGGTGACAAAAATTGTTGTTATGAAGACATGAAACTGTTTACAAATCTTATATCAAAACCACAACAGAAGGATTTGATCGACTCCTTCACAAAAACCTTGGAACTGCACAATTCTGATGGCAGTATTTTTTTTGCACCTGATGTTAAAGCTATGCAACGTCACTTGACTGTCATGCAGTTGGCAAGGTACCTTGGGATCCAAGATTCCATGTCTGTAGAAGAAAAGATCTCTCTAGCTAGGGAGTGCATTCAAAGGTACCAACATGGATTAGAGTTTGGCAAAGATCTCCTCATCACCGATATTCAGCTCTCTGATAATTTTATGCTAATGGCTGCTCATCTGTTGGAAGAGGCATGGGAGGAAACAGAAAGTCAACAGCACCTAGTGGAAGCTATTGTTCATCTTCAGAAAGGCTCCAAAAACTGCCCAGCCAACTTCCAGTTCAAGGTGATGCTTATCCACTTGTTTTCTGTACTAGGTGCTTATGGACCTTGCCAACAATTGTATGATAGTCTGGAAGTGAAGCATATCATGAATGATACTCTGGGCTACATCATTTCCAACCACATGGTAAGACTGGGTCACTTTGCTGCTGCTGGTGCAAACTATGGAAGCATGCTGAAATTCTTTGCAGTAAACCACAAAGAGACTGCAGAGTATCTTATTGCTGCATACAAATATGGATCCTTTAATAAGATTTTTGAGTTTGTACGATTCAGAGAAAAGTTGCAGAATTCCCTTCAATATGCCTGTGCAAAAGTGGAGAGCATGCTTCTGGACCTAATGTTGGAAACCTCCCACCATCAGAGTGTGGAACAAATGGTGACTCACATGGAGATAGATCCGTCAGAAGACGGGGCACCTGCTGTGGAGTTTGGGAAACTCTGTGATAATCGCGACCTGAGAATTCTAGAGGCttgggaaaaagaaacctatGACACGAAGGCAGCGAGTGATTTCTCATTCCAAGAGGAGAAAGCTTGGTTGAGGATCAGAAGTTTGACTTTAAGAATTCTTGCTTGTGCTGTTAGCCTAGGTCAACAAGTTTCAAATTCAAAGGCCTTGAGAAATGGGGTTGGGTCAGAGAAAAAAGCTTTAAGTGAAATTCTAGAGTCGCTAGGAAAGGAACTTTCTGAACATATTCAAGaatatgaaaagaaatttaatgttGCCTACAAGTATTCCCTACGTGGCCCAAGTCCAACACGGATAGCAAAGTACCTTTCAGATGGACATCATCAAGTCATATGCTCAATgattgaaacaattttacacCTGTTCAAAATGCAATCAGAAGATTTAGAGGGTTCAGAGAATGAGAAACAGGAATCACCTTCTCAGAAAGTCCCAGAAATCCTAGTGGGACTGTTGGTTAAATACAAAGGGAGCCTGCTGTTAGAGACCGATGGGAAGAAATCCATTAACGCTGCTGTCATTGAAAACCTCTCTCTACTGGCAGAGACCATGTCACATTCAGCCATCTTGACTGGGGTCTGCCACAGAATCCTTAAACCACTCAAAACCTCCTGGAACAAAAGATGTCGTAAGATGAAGGCAGAAACCCCTCCGCCCCAGCCAGCCGTCTTCTCGAACTTCACAAAGCTCATTGCGAGTTTTGATGCCTGTGCCAAAGATATGCATGTGGCCACACGTGATCTTGATCCTGTGCTGTTATCTATTGACCTCAGCAGTCTTAGTTTAGACAAGTCAGAAGAAAGTGACTCTTTGCAAGATGCAATGATTCAGACTGATGTGCTGAAGAACATTGAGAGTAGTTATCAGACTACATCTCGAGAAGTGTGTGAACTTATTCAtaacaaattacaatatttcaatagtTTAAAACTGTAA
- the LOC105329603 gene encoding N-alpha-acetyltransferase 25, NatB auxiliary subunit isoform X2, with protein sequence MAICYREVYKLEAIADLYENARKNCPDNEDILSALFMAYVRLGDYKKQQQTAMLLHRLQPNKNPCYFWAVMSIVMQSQSSDDEKLAKGMFLPLAERMVKKYVDEKKINAEEEVQMYLIILNLMGKWKEAYEVVTGPLGEKLTSETFYKERKAAELFSKMNNWPEANAKFKFLLKENPDHWQYWKDYISSCIKIAKSNWQPQDDGNNCETDYTIDMASLFMDQTISVCSGDRLLRGPYLAQLELIKALRETGDLSVKNLGSPLTLLQDYFKLFGDKNCCYEDMKLFTNLISKPQQKDLIDSFTKTLELHNSDGSIFFAPDVKAMQRHLTVMQLARYLGIQDSMSVEEKISLARECIQRYQHGLEFGKDLLITDIQLSDNFMLMAAHLLEEAWEETESQQHLVEAIVHLQKGSKNCPANFQFKVMLIHLFSVLGAYGPCQQLYDSLEVKHIMNDTLGYIISNHMVRLGHFAAAGANYGSMLKFFAVNHKETAEYLIAAYKYGSFNKIFEFVRFREKLQNSLQYACAKVESMLLDLMLETSHHQSVEQMVTHMEIDPSEDGAPAVEFGKLCDNRDLRILEAWEKETYDTKAASDFSFQEEKAWLRIRSLTLRILACAVSLGQQVSNSKALRNGVGSEKKALSEILESLGKELSEHIQEYEKKFNVAYKYSLRGPSPTRIAKYLSDGHHQVICSMIETILHLFKMQSEDLEGSENEKQESPSQKVPEILVGLLVKYKGSLLLETDGKKSINAAVIENLSLLAETMSHSAILTGVCHRILKPLKTSWNKRCRKMKAETPPPQPAVFSNFTKLIASFDACAKDMHVATRDLDPVLLSIDLSSLSLDKSEESDSLQDAMIQTDVLKNIESSYQTTSREVCELIHNKLQYFNSLKL encoded by the coding sequence ATGGCAATTTGCTACCGAGAAGTCTACAAACTGGAAGCCATAGCAGACTTGTATGAAAATGCCCGAAAAAATTGTCCAGACAATGAAGATATTCTATCTGCCTTGTTCATGGCTTATGTCCGCCTAGGCGATTACAAAAAGCAGCAGCAGACGGCCATGTTGCTTCATCGACTGCAGCCCAATAAAAATCCGTGCTACTTCTGGGCGGTAATGAGCATTGTTATGCAGAGTCAGAGCAGTGATGATGAGAAGCTAGCCAAAGGAATGTTCCTCCCTCTAGCAGAGAGGATGGTCAAGAAATATGTAGATGAGAAGAAAATCAATGCGGAGGAAGAAGTGCAGATGTACTTGATCATTCTGAATCTAATGGGAAAGTGGAAGGAGGCATATGAAGTAGTAACTGGACCTCTCGGAGAAAAATTAACAAGCGAGACTTTCTACAAGGAAAGGAAAGCAGCAGAGTTattctcaaaaatgaacaactgGCCAGAAGCAAATGCAAAGTTCAAGTTTTTACTCAAAGAAAATCCAGATCATTGGCAGTATTGGAAAGACTATATTAGTTCTTGCATAAAAATAGCAAAATCGAATTGGCAGCCACAGGATGATGGAAATAACTGTGAAACTGATTATACCATTGACATGGCCTCTCTATTCATGGATCAAACCATCAGTGTGTGTTCAGGAGACAGATTACTGAGAGGCCCATATCTAGCTCAACTGGAACTAATTAAGGCTCTTAGAGAAACTGGTGATTTGTCTGTGAAAAACCTAGGATCTCCCTTAACACTTCTTCAAGATTACTTCAAACTTTTTGGTGACAAAAATTGTTGTTATGAAGACATGAAACTGTTTACAAATCTTATATCAAAACCACAACAGAAGGATTTGATCGACTCCTTCACAAAAACCTTGGAACTGCACAATTCTGATGGCAGTATTTTTTTTGCACCTGATGTTAAAGCTATGCAACGTCACTTGACTGTCATGCAGTTGGCAAGGTACCTTGGGATCCAAGATTCCATGTCTGTAGAAGAAAAGATCTCTCTAGCTAGGGAGTGCATTCAAAGGTACCAACATGGATTAGAGTTTGGCAAAGATCTCCTCATCACCGATATTCAGCTCTCTGATAATTTTATGCTAATGGCTGCTCATCTGTTGGAAGAGGCATGGGAGGAAACAGAAAGTCAACAGCACCTAGTGGAAGCTATTGTTCATCTTCAGAAAGGCTCCAAAAACTGCCCAGCCAACTTCCAGTTCAAGGTGATGCTTATCCACTTGTTTTCTGTACTAGGTGCTTATGGACCTTGCCAACAATTGTATGATAGTCTGGAAGTGAAGCATATCATGAATGATACTCTGGGCTACATCATTTCCAACCACATGGTAAGACTGGGTCACTTTGCTGCTGCTGGTGCAAACTATGGAAGCATGCTGAAATTCTTTGCAGTAAACCACAAAGAGACTGCAGAGTATCTTATTGCTGCATACAAATATGGATCCTTTAATAAGATTTTTGAGTTTGTACGATTCAGAGAAAAGTTGCAGAATTCCCTTCAATATGCCTGTGCAAAAGTGGAGAGCATGCTTCTGGACCTAATGTTGGAAACCTCCCACCATCAGAGTGTGGAACAAATGGTGACTCACATGGAGATAGATCCGTCAGAAGACGGGGCACCTGCTGTGGAGTTTGGGAAACTCTGTGATAATCGCGACCTGAGAATTCTAGAGGCttgggaaaaagaaacctatGACACGAAGGCAGCGAGTGATTTCTCATTCCAAGAGGAGAAAGCTTGGTTGAGGATCAGAAGTTTGACTTTAAGAATTCTTGCTTGTGCTGTTAGCCTAGGTCAACAAGTTTCAAATTCAAAGGCCTTGAGAAATGGGGTTGGGTCAGAGAAAAAAGCTTTAAGTGAAATTCTAGAGTCGCTAGGAAAGGAACTTTCTGAACATATTCAAGaatatgaaaagaaatttaatgttGCCTACAAGTATTCCCTACGTGGCCCAAGTCCAACACGGATAGCAAAGTACCTTTCAGATGGACATCATCAAGTCATATGCTCAATgattgaaacaattttacacCTGTTCAAAATGCAATCAGAAGATTTAGAGGGTTCAGAGAATGAGAAACAGGAATCACCTTCTCAGAAAGTCCCAGAAATCCTAGTGGGACTGTTGGTTAAATACAAAGGGAGCCTGCTGTTAGAGACCGATGGGAAGAAATCCATTAACGCTGCTGTCATTGAAAACCTCTCTCTACTGGCAGAGACCATGTCACATTCAGCCATCTTGACTGGGGTCTGCCACAGAATCCTTAAACCACTCAAAACCTCCTGGAACAAAAGATGTCGTAAGATGAAGGCAGAAACCCCTCCGCCCCAGCCAGCCGTCTTCTCGAACTTCACAAAGCTCATTGCGAGTTTTGATGCCTGTGCCAAAGATATGCATGTGGCCACACGTGATCTTGATCCTGTGCTGTTATCTATTGACCTCAGCAGTCTTAGTTTAGACAAGTCAGAAGAAAGTGACTCTTTGCAAGATGCAATGATTCAGACTGATGTGCTGAAGAACATTGAGAGTAGTTATCAGACTACATCTCGAGAAGTGTGTGAACTTATTCAtaacaaattacaatatttcaatagtTTAAAACTGTAA
- the LOC105329604 gene encoding protein C19orf12 homolog yields MAGVLGMAFIPYYNQLMTILETNDELKKSAKGIFKQMAWAAGGTAVGGVLLGPPGAMIGGVAGSFVGYMCSDEYTAMIKVLKNLNDQDKAKVVKAVQELVGSSSIEALTRFIGNQVQRDLFLKVLHEVVGNIQKGG; encoded by the coding sequence atggctGGTGTCTTGGGAATGGCTTTCATTCCCTACTACAACCAGTTAATGACCATCCTTGAAACTAATGatgaactcaagaaaagtgCAAAGGGGATCTTCAAGCAGATGGCCTGGGCTGCTGGAGGGACCGCAGTGGGAGGGGTTTTACTAGGACCCCCAGGGGCCATGATTGGGGGAGTAGCCGGCTCCTTTGTAGGATATATGTGTTCAGATGAGTACACAGCAATGATCAAAGTGTTAAAAAATCTCAATGATCAAGACAAGGCAAAGGTAGTGAAGGCTGTGCAGGAACTGGTGGGGAGCTCTTCTATCGAGGCACTTACTCGATTCATTGGAAACCAGGTCCAGAGAGATCTGTTCCTCAAAGTTCTACACGAGGTGGTCGGGAATATTCAAAAAGGAGGCTAA
- the LOC105329605 gene encoding uncharacterized protein isoform X2, translated as MKNILRKNSFFSKQMMKQYPSGLPDSGWMKPAVVFVDNNDRYVRQWLTDCEKYSVHSVNSETGAPSSVSSHIYCEVEDADLKSETEIQRWSTWRTRVNEQLINNVLVVEQPEVESDAKENVPSSASCYQEASKSMRRSSTDLSLPDFTVYGIPRARLGK; from the exons atgaaaaatattCTGAGGAAAAATTCGTTTTTCAGCAAACAG ATGATGAAGCAGTACCCATCCGGACTTCCGGACTCCGGTTGGATGAAGCCCGCAGTGGTGTTCGTGGACAACAACGACAGGTACGTCCGTCAGTGGCTGACAGACTGCGAAAAGTACAGCGTCCACAGTGTGAACAGTGAAACGGGCGCTCCCTCGTCCGTCTCCAGCCACATCTACTGTGAGGTGGAGGACGCTGACTTAAAAAGTGAGACAGAAATCCAGAGATGGTCAACATGGCGGACCAGAGTCAACGAACAGCTCATCAATAACGTGTTAGTGGTGGAACAACCGGAAGTGGAAAGTGACGCCAAAGAGAACGTGCCATCCAGCGCCAGTTGTTATCAGGAAGCGTCTAAAAGCATGCGTCGCTCGTCCACAGACTTGTCATTGCCGGATTTCACGGTGTACGGAATTCCACGAGCCCGGCTCGGAAAGTAA
- the LOC105329605 gene encoding uncharacterized protein isoform X1 encodes MFPILRSYWIVRHETTKPVMMMKQYPSGLPDSGWMKPAVVFVDNNDRYVRQWLTDCEKYSVHSVNSETGAPSSVSSHIYCEVEDADLKSETEIQRWSTWRTRVNEQLINNVLVVEQPEVESDAKENVPSSASCYQEASKSMRRSSTDLSLPDFTVYGIPRARLGK; translated from the exons ATGTTCCCTATACTTAGGTCGTACTGGATAGTACGACACGAAACCACAAAACCGGTCATG ATGATGAAGCAGTACCCATCCGGACTTCCGGACTCCGGTTGGATGAAGCCCGCAGTGGTGTTCGTGGACAACAACGACAGGTACGTCCGTCAGTGGCTGACAGACTGCGAAAAGTACAGCGTCCACAGTGTGAACAGTGAAACGGGCGCTCCCTCGTCCGTCTCCAGCCACATCTACTGTGAGGTGGAGGACGCTGACTTAAAAAGTGAGACAGAAATCCAGAGATGGTCAACATGGCGGACCAGAGTCAACGAACAGCTCATCAATAACGTGTTAGTGGTGGAACAACCGGAAGTGGAAAGTGACGCCAAAGAGAACGTGCCATCCAGCGCCAGTTGTTATCAGGAAGCGTCTAAAAGCATGCGTCGCTCGTCCACAGACTTGTCATTGCCGGATTTCACGGTGTACGGAATTCCACGAGCCCGGCTCGGAAAGTAA
- the LOC105329605 gene encoding uncharacterized protein isoform X3, with protein sequence MMKQYPSGLPDSGWMKPAVVFVDNNDRYVRQWLTDCEKYSVHSVNSETGAPSSVSSHIYCEVEDADLKSETEIQRWSTWRTRVNEQLINNVLVVEQPEVESDAKENVPSSASCYQEASKSMRRSSTDLSLPDFTVYGIPRARLGK encoded by the coding sequence ATGATGAAGCAGTACCCATCCGGACTTCCGGACTCCGGTTGGATGAAGCCCGCAGTGGTGTTCGTGGACAACAACGACAGGTACGTCCGTCAGTGGCTGACAGACTGCGAAAAGTACAGCGTCCACAGTGTGAACAGTGAAACGGGCGCTCCCTCGTCCGTCTCCAGCCACATCTACTGTGAGGTGGAGGACGCTGACTTAAAAAGTGAGACAGAAATCCAGAGATGGTCAACATGGCGGACCAGAGTCAACGAACAGCTCATCAATAACGTGTTAGTGGTGGAACAACCGGAAGTGGAAAGTGACGCCAAAGAGAACGTGCCATCCAGCGCCAGTTGTTATCAGGAAGCGTCTAAAAGCATGCGTCGCTCGTCCACAGACTTGTCATTGCCGGATTTCACGGTGTACGGAATTCCACGAGCCCGGCTCGGAAAGTAA